The Tropicibacter oceani DNA segment GCACCACCGCGCTTTATTTCCGGCCGCCCGGAACCGGCACCTATACGCTGAGCATCGACCAGCCGGAAACCGGCACCTGGGGCACCACCAACATCCGCCCGGCGACGGATGTCACGGTTTCGGCGCGGCAGGGGATGTCGTCGGGGTTCTGGATGTACGTGTTGTTCGCGGGCTTTGCAGCCATCGCGGTTTTGACCTATGGCCGTAGGCACTATCACCGGATGCGCCGTTGGAAACACAGCGATTGGGACGACGACTGAGATGACTATTTTCCGCGTGGCCTTCATTGTCCTTTCCACCGCTGCGATCGGTGGCACTTCTTATGTGTCCTATTACGGGGCAGGCGGCGAAAGCACGGATCTGGACCAATCGGTGCGGGTCGCGTCGGGCGGGCGCGTCGGCGGTGTGGTCGGCAGGGTAAAATAACAGGGGGATCGAAATGGATCTGTTTTCAGCAATTCAGCTGGCCGAAGTGTTCAGCACCATCTTTTACACGGTCCTCGGGGTGGTCCTGATGGGCATCTTCTGGTGGATCATCAACATCATGACGCCGTTCTCGGTGATCAAGGAAATCGAGGAAGACCAGAACACCTCGCTTGCGATCCTGATCGGGTCGGTCTTTGTCGCCCTGTCCATCATCATCGCGGCCGTGATCCTGTCGTGAGCACGGCCCCGGCGCCGCGCCTGCGCGAGGCCTGGCTGCTGGCGGCGACCTTTCTGATCGCCGTCGCCGGGCTGGTCTATGAGCTGATCGCGGCCACCGTTTCAAGCTATCTTCTGGGCGATTCCGTTCGCCAGTTCAGCATCGTCATCGGCGTGTTCCTAAGCGCGATGGGCGTCGGCGCCTGGGCGTCGCGCTTTGTCGGCCAGGCGATGCGCGGCTTTTCCTGGGCACAGATCGCGCTGGGCGTGGTGGGCGGCTTCATGGCGCCGGTCTTGTTCTTTGCCTATGCCTGGCTGGGCGAAGTGGCGATGCCGCTGTATGGCATGCTGATCGCGGTGGGCGTTCTGTCGGGCATGGAAATTCCGCTGATCGCGCGGGTTCTCAAGGAAATCGGCGCGCCGGATTTCCGGTTCGAAAACGTGCTGAGCGTCGACTACGTCGGGGCGCTGGCGGCGTCATTGGCCTTTCCGTTGTTGATCATTCCGCACCTGGGGCTGATGTCGGCCAGCCTGGTCTTTGGCTGCCTGAACCTGTTGGTGGCCGGGCTGTCGCTGTACCTGTTCCGAGAGGTGTCCAGCCGCACGCAATGGGCCGCCTGGACGATCGCCTTGCTGTGTTCCACCGCCGCGCTGGCCCAGTCCGAGCGGCTGGTGTCGATCACCGAAACCCAGTTGTTCGAAGACGA contains these protein-coding regions:
- a CDS encoding DUF350 domain-containing protein, with translation MDLFSAIQLAEVFSTIFYTVLGVVLMGIFWWIINIMTPFSVIKEIEEDQNTSLAILIGSVFVALSIIIAAVILS